The Alicyclobacillus macrosporangiidus CPP55 genome segment CCGAACCCACAGCCAGGTGAGATTGGGCCAGGTGATCACTTGCCGATGGACAGCGCATCCATCTGCATCTGCTTTCCTGCGTTGAACGCTGTCACGTTCGCCTCGTATGCTCGCGCGGCCGCCACCATGTCGACCATCTCGGTGGAGATGTCCACGTTCGGCATCTGCACGTACCCGTTCACGGCGTCCGGGTTGGACGGGTCGTACACGACCGGAAACGGGCTCGGATCCGTCACCACCCCGGCCACGCGAACTCCAGCGCCGGCGACCGGCTCCCCCGCTCCCGCGGATGCACCGGCCAACACTTCCGCAAAGGTGGGCGCGTTCACCGGTTCCAGTTCCACCACCCGGCGCCGGTAGGGCCCGCC includes the following:
- the flgC gene encoding flagellar basal body rod protein FlgC, which produces MAGWIDSLGISASGLTAQRLRMDVIASNIANAQTTRTPEGGPYRRRVVELEPVNAPTFAEVLAGASAGAGEPVAGAGVRVAGVVTDPSPFPVVYDPSNPDAVNGYVQMPNVDISTEMVDMVAAARAYEANVTAFNAGKQMQMDALSIGK